A window of Nonomuraea angiospora genomic DNA:
GGCGGAAGCGCAGCTCCGCGGTGGTGGCGACCAGCTTGATGGCCTCGCTCTGTCCGACACCCGGGATCGAGATGATGATGTTGCTGCCGGACTTGGCGACCTCCGCGTCGGAGATGCCGGTGCCGTTGACTCGTTCGCGGATGATGTTGACCGCGCGATCGAGGATCTCATCCGGCGGCGCCGCGTTGTTCAGCGTCACCGGGGACAGAGTCACCGTCGTGCCGCCGGCGAGGTCGAGACCCAGCTTGGGCGTGAACGCCTTCTGCAGGAACATCGTCCCGCCCAGGGCGAGGATGAGCGCCAGCAGCACCAGGAGCGTTCGCCCCGGTCGGCTGTGGCGGCTGGTCGGTCGGGCCACTGGTCGTCAGTTCTTTCAGATAGAGGTTTGTCGCAGAGCTTAGTCAGGACTGCTTGGTGCTGGAGTCCTGGTCATCGTTGCGATCCACGGTGGCCTCGGACTCCTTCTTGCCCTCCTCACCCGGTGCGGCCTCGTCGTCGGAGGACTCGTCCGCCGCGGGAGCGTCCCCGGGCGTGACCACGCGGCCGATCGCGGCCTTCACCCAGCGGGTCTCGATCCCCGGCGCGACCTCGAGGACCACATCCTCATTGTCCACCGCCTTCACGGTGCCGAACAGTCCGGTCGTGGTCATGACCCGGGCACCGGGAGCCAGGGAGTTCTGCATTTGGATCGCCTCTTGCTGCCGCTTGCGCTGAGGGCGGATCAGCAGGAAGTAGAACACCACCACCAGCAGAATCAGCGGCAAGATGCTACCGAGTTGTCCCATGTCCATAAGGGGCGACCTTCCATTGTCGTACAAGAAGTTGACACCGGCCTCGCGCCGGAAATTCCGTGCGTTGCGTCGGGGCCGCGCCGCTCAGCCCGTCAGCCTACACAGCCAGCCAAGCCACGGAGTGTAGGCCGTTGTTGCGAAACGCGGCAACGAGGCAGCGTTTCGGCGCGCGGGGAAGTTCCCATTTTGAAACGGTTGCAACCGTTCTGTGATCAGCCGTCTGAGTCGAATACCGCTGCTCCGAACGCGTCGGGGGGCGGGGTCATGCCGAGGTGGCTCCACGCGGCCGCCGTCGCGACCCGGCCGCGCGGGGTCCTGGCCAGCAGGCCCTGGCGTACGAGGAACGGCTCGGCCACCACTTCGACGGTCTCCGGCTCCTCCCCCACGGCCACGGCCAGCGTGGACAGGCCGACCGGGCCGCCGCCGAATTTCTTCAGCAGCACGCCGAGCACCGCCCTGTCGAGCCGGTCGAGCCCTTCGGCGTCGACTTCGTACAGGTTGAGGGCCGCCGCCGCGATTTCCCTATTTATCACCCCATCGGCCCTTACGTCCGCGAAATCCCGCACTCGCCTGAGCAACCGGTTCGCGATACGGGGCGTCCCCCGGGACCGCCTGGCGATCTCGTGCGCCCCGTCCGTGGGCAGGATGACGCCGAGCAGCTTGGCCGACCGGTAGAGCACCTGCTCGAGCTCGCCGACCTCGTAGAAGTCCATGTGCGCGGTGAACCCGAACCGGTCGCGCAGCGGCGCGGGCAGCAACCCGGCCCGGGTGGTGGCGCCGACGAGCGTGAACGGCGCGATGTCGAGCGGGATGGCCGTGGCTCCCGGGCCCTTGCCGACGACGATGTCGACCCTGAAGTCCTCCATGGCGAGATAGAGCATCTCTTCGGCGGGCCTGGCCATCCGGTGGATCTCGTCGATGAACAGCACCTCGCCCTCGGCGAGCGTGGACAGGATGGCGGCCAGGTCGCCCGCCCGCTCCAGCGCGGGACCGGAGGTGATCCTCAGCGGCGCGTTGAGCTCAGCGGCGATGATCATGCCCAGCGTGGTCTTGCCGAGCCCGGGCGACCCGCTCATCAGCACGTGGTCGGGCGGCCGCTGCCTGCGCAGGGCGCTCTCGAGCACGAGGGAGAGCTGCTCGCGCACGCGGCCCTGGCCGATGAACTCGCCGAGCCGCTTGGGCCGCAGCGCCGCCTCGATCTGCAGCTCGTCGCCACCGGCGTCGGACGACACCAACTCCCGCTCAAACCCCACACCCACACCCCCTCACACCAGCTCCATCGCCAACCCACCAGGAACCGCTCGCACCAATCCCCGCCACCGGCCAGGCACCCGAACGCCGCAACGCCACCAGGGGCGCGCCCGCACGGCGCGACGTCGCCGAGCCGGCGCACGGACGGCACGACATCGCCCAGCCGACGCACGGACGGCACGACATCGCCGAGCCGACGGCCGCACGACGCGACATCACCGCGACGCTCGCTCCCGGCGCCTGGCGGGAGCCCACCGCGCCGCGACGGCGGGACGTGGTGCGGCGGAGACCGGCGCAACATGATTGGCGCCCGGCCGGGCCACGGTGCCGGGTGCACGACTCGCTCGTCACGGCGAGCAGCCCGTGAGCCTTCACAACCGGCCATGACAGACGGGAACCGGCGTCGGCGCGTGCGGTTACCTTGGCCCCGCCGTAAAAACCGGGTTGGAGAACGGCCACCCTGGCGCAAGAGAGCCCGGCGCGCGGACGGACAGGGCGACCGGTCATCGGACGCTCAGGGACTGCAGCGCGGCCTTCAGGAGCGCGGCCACCTGGGGACGGCGCCCGGCGGCGAGATCGGCGTCGGCGACCGGCTCCACGGCGGCGACGGCCTCGTCTGCGTCCTTGCTGGAGTAGCCCAGCCCCACCAGCCCCGAGTGGACCTGATCGCGCCACGCCGCCACGCGCCGCTCCCCGTTGAGCGCGGCGTTGACCGCCTCCTCCGGCGTGCCGAGCCGGTCCTTCAGCTCCAGCACGATCCGCTGCGCCCCCTTCTGCCCGATCCCCGGCACCTGCGTGAGCGCCTTGAGGTCGGCGCCGGCCACGGCGACGCGCAGCGCGTTGGGCGTGTGGACGGCGAGCATCGCCAGCGCCAGCTTGGGCCCGACCCCGCTGGCCGTCTGCAGCAGCTCGAACACGGCCCGCTCGTCGTCCGTGGCGAACCCGTAGAGGGTGAGCGACTCCTCCCGCACCACCAGCGACGTGGCCAGGCGGGCGTCCTCCCCGACCCGCAGCGTGGCGAGCGTGCCCGGAGTGCAGTGGGTGAGAATGCCGACGCCACCGACCTCGATCACGGCTCCTTCGGGAGCGATCGCGGTCACC
This region includes:
- the ruvB gene encoding Holliday junction branch migration DNA helicase RuvB, with the protein product MGFERELVSSDAGGDELQIEAALRPKRLGEFIGQGRVREQLSLVLESALRRQRPPDHVLMSGSPGLGKTTLGMIIAAELNAPLRITSGPALERAGDLAAILSTLAEGEVLFIDEIHRMARPAEEMLYLAMEDFRVDIVVGKGPGATAIPLDIAPFTLVGATTRAGLLPAPLRDRFGFTAHMDFYEVGELEQVLYRSAKLLGVILPTDGAHEIARRSRGTPRIANRLLRRVRDFADVRADGVINREIAAAALNLYEVDAEGLDRLDRAVLGVLLKKFGGGPVGLSTLAVAVGEEPETVEVVAEPFLVRQGLLARTPRGRVATAAAWSHLGMTPPPDAFGAAVFDSDG
- the yajC gene encoding preprotein translocase subunit YajC; this encodes MDMGQLGSILPLILLVVVFYFLLIRPQRKRQQEAIQMQNSLAPGARVMTTTGLFGTVKAVDNEDVVLEVAPGIETRWVKAAIGRVVTPGDAPAADESSDDEAAPGEEGKKESEATVDRNDDQDSSTKQS
- the ruvA gene encoding Holliday junction branch migration protein RuvA, with translation MIASVSGKVTAIAPEGAVIEVGGVGILTHCTPGTLATLRVGEDARLATSLVVREESLTLYGFATDDERAVFELLQTASGVGPKLALAMLAVHTPNALRVAVAGADLKALTQVPGIGQKGAQRIVLELKDRLGTPEEAVNAALNGERRVAAWRDQVHSGLVGLGYSSKDADEAVAAVEPVADADLAAGRRPQVAALLKAALQSLSVR